CAATTGGATTGGACAATAATCGAGGACGATCTTATCTAATAAAGATCaaacatgatttctttgtttaATTTTATCCATTACAGGATATATGATACATAAATCAGAATTTCAAAATTGATGGTTTCAATTTTATGTAaaatagaatcaaaatcaaaCTAACTTTAGACaattctcattgtgatttgaggcCAAGATCAAGTAGGAGGACAATATTAACTCAAGTACAAGCATCGATAAGACGATTAGTGGAGAAGGTAATCGAGATAATTAACATATAGtctgagaagaagaagaggtgctcGAGACAATCACAAGTGATGATGATGGAAGTAGGGCTTGCGACGATAGTAGTAACGATGAACTGGCATCGACGGGTCGTGACGATAATAGAATAAGTTGAGGGCTAAGGGCTAAAGAAAACATCGAAAATTAAAAGAGAGTCTAAGAGAGGAAGTGGAGTCGAAAGGCTGTGGGAACAAAAAGATCGTCAAttataatctgcatagatgaagtTCTGCAACTCGGGTCTGATCCGAACAAATCAGTCAGCGATCGAGTTTAGGCTCCGAATTGTGATCCGATCCGATCCGACGATCACATTCCTAAACGAACCGTGATCTACATCAAACCCACCTCGTCGCAACCGTTCATCAGGCTGACGCGGGACCCAAATTTGACCCCGACCCCCCCTTGATTTCGGATCCGCCGGCCAAATCGGATCCATCGGCAGCTCAACTCCCAACCAGAAAGAGCGCGGGACAAAACACGACCCACCGAGTCGCCAATCAGCGCTCTCCACGTGTTGTCGACTGCCCATTAACCAACCAACCCAACTCCCTCCcatcctctctgtctctctctctctctctctctctctctctctctctcagagatcAGCTTCCCGAAGTGGAAACCTGTCTTCGGCAATGAACTGAAACCACCCGGGTGTTATCTGGTGTTCAATCCATACAAAGCTTCCCCTGCACCGAGAAAGGAACcatctttttttttgttctcctCTCCTTTTAGCTTCTTCTCCCTGTTCTAATGCTTCCGTCCTCCTCGATCTCCAAACTGATCCAAATCGCCTTTCAAGATTCACATTTCCGTATAATTTTGCCAAAAAATTGGAATTTTACGGGCTTCTCGAGGCTAGATTGAGTTTGGCGAGCCTACCATGGAGAAGAGACACAAGATCGAGCTCCTCCTTGGTCTTCTCTGCTCgttccttttccttctcctcttcctcttgttGGCGTTGAGCTACTTCTTTCGCAAAAGATTAAGGTGCCGAGGTAGGACCAAAAAGGAACCCTTGGAGGCCGGCGGCGACAGCGGCGGGGGCGGCGCGGAGGAGGAGCACTCGGAGGCGGAGGAGCTGGTGAGGTTCGCCGGAGGCGAGAGCTTGACGGTGCACGACATCCTGGACGCGCCCGGAGAGGTGGTCGGGAAGTCGAGCTACGGGACGCTGTACAGGGCCAGCCTCGAGCGGAGCGGCTCTGTGGTGCTGCTCCGGTTCCTTCGACCGGCTTGCGTCGGCGGGACCGAGGAGGTTCTGCCGGCGGTCCGGGCGCTCGGGGCGGTTCGGAACCCGAACCTGGTGCCCCTTCGGGCGATGTACGTCGGGCCGCGAGGGGAGAAGCTCTTCGTTCACCCCTTCTTTGCCGCAGGGTCGCTGAAGCAGTTCTTAAGAGGTGAGTTCAGTGGCCTTTGAACTTGTCATCCTCTTCATGGCCTTATGCAATGCTGAGCTCTAAAAATCTGGTTGTCCATCGCCAAACAAGATCTTCTTGCCTGCAAAGAAACACTGACCGGATTCCATGATGATCCACAGCTGGTGTTGCTGAAGCACACAGATGGGACATCATCTATAAGCTCTCTCTGGGAATCGCCAGAGGGCTGGATCACCTCCACACAGGACTGGAGAAGCCCATGGTGCATGGCAATCTCAAGACCAACAACATCTTGCTCGACGCAGATTACCAGCCTCGCCTGTCGGACTTCGGCTTGCACCTGATCTTGAATCCAGCGGCAGCCCAAGAAATGCTCGAAGTCTCTGCCGCCCAGGGGTACAAAGCCCCCGAGCTGGTTAAGATGAAGGATGCCAGCAGTGAGAGCGATATGTACAGCCTGGGGGTGGTCGTACTCGAGATGCTCACTCAGAAGGATCCCATCAACACCAACTTCTTACAGTCCAAGGATTTCCATGTGCCGACCTCGTTGAGGAATTTGGTTCTGGAGCACAAAGTC
The DNA window shown above is from Musa acuminata AAA Group cultivar baxijiao chromosome BXJ2-4, Cavendish_Baxijiao_AAA, whole genome shotgun sequence and carries:
- the LOC135610456 gene encoding putative kinase-like protein TMKL1, translated to MEKRHKIELLLGLLCSFLFLLLFLLLALSYFFRKRLRCRGRTKKEPLEAGGDSGGGGAEEEHSEAEELVRFAGGESLTVHDILDAPGEVVGKSSYGTLYRASLERSGSVVLLRFLRPACVGGTEEVLPAVRALGAVRNPNLVPLRAMYVGPRGEKLFVHPFFAAGSLKQFLRAGVAEAHRWDIIYKLSLGIARGLDHLHTGLEKPMVHGNLKTNNILLDADYQPRLSDFGLHLILNPAAAQEMLEVSAAQGYKAPELVKMKDASSESDMYSLGVVVLEMLTQKDPINTNFLQSKDFHVPTSLRNLVLEHKVSDVFNSELLIQSIDQSSTNEQGLLMLFRLAIACCSPSPASRPDTKHVISQIEDIIRR